One window of the Gammaproteobacteria bacterium genome contains the following:
- a CDS encoding sodium/solute symporter (Members of the Solute:Sodium Symporter (SSS), TC 2.A.21 as described in tcdb.org, catalyze solute:Na+ symport. Known solutes for members of the family include sugars, amino acids, nucleosides, inositols, vitamins, urea or anions, depending on the system.): MIDSLREYWPVHALLAVYTLLLAYHAWEGNRGTKRLADYYVGGRNMGAVTIALSFFATYSSTNSFVGFSGQSWSWGAPWLLMAPLIVIFSTSAWIWVAPRLRDFTAALDSLTIPDFVGFRFESPPARVLAAIIIIFASFFYMTAVFKGIGNLLETFLEIPYRTAILIVFVIVMLYTVIGGFISVVKTDAVQGVVMVFAAVLLFHGTTRAAGGVGSIFEMADAPDTAHLFTWNGGEAFPLVLGVMVAATIKFIVEPRQLSRFYALRSAREVRTGVWISTLIFAAVYTMLVPIGMYARNILSGGMDDTDLVVPGLLTEPGVFAPGVGAFLLVAMVAAAMSSLDSVLLVMASTTDRDIFGTRRGKRDERSAMRRTRWYVAVFAAITAVISLNPPDGVVGLTAFSGAMYAACFFPAVILGLHWRRGNGASAVASFVVGLGVLVIWRLTPLGDVLHEVFPALALSLAAYVLVAVRTSPPTAPHRVEVLFKQVERRARRRARR, encoded by the coding sequence ATGATCGACTCGCTGCGCGAATACTGGCCGGTCCACGCCCTGCTCGCCGTCTACACCCTCCTGCTGGCCTATCACGCCTGGGAGGGAAACCGGGGCACGAAGCGGCTGGCCGACTACTACGTGGGCGGGCGCAACATGGGGGCGGTCACCATCGCCCTGTCGTTCTTCGCCACCTACTCGAGCACCAACAGCTTCGTGGGCTTCTCGGGGCAGTCGTGGTCGTGGGGCGCCCCATGGCTCCTGATGGCGCCCCTCATCGTCATCTTCTCGACGTCCGCGTGGATCTGGGTGGCGCCGCGCCTGCGCGACTTCACCGCCGCGCTCGACTCGCTCACCATCCCCGATTTCGTGGGCTTCCGCTTCGAGAGCCCTCCGGCCCGCGTGCTCGCGGCCATCATCATCATCTTCGCGTCGTTCTTCTACATGACGGCGGTCTTCAAGGGCATCGGCAACCTGCTCGAGACCTTCCTCGAGATCCCGTACCGCACCGCCATCCTCATCGTCTTCGTGATCGTGATGCTCTACACCGTCATCGGCGGCTTCATCTCGGTGGTGAAGACCGACGCGGTGCAGGGGGTGGTGATGGTCTTCGCGGCCGTGCTCCTCTTCCACGGCACCACGCGCGCCGCGGGCGGGGTGGGCTCCATCTTCGAGATGGCCGACGCCCCCGACACCGCGCACCTGTTCACATGGAACGGGGGCGAGGCCTTCCCGCTGGTGCTGGGGGTGATGGTGGCCGCCACCATCAAGTTCATCGTCGAGCCGCGCCAGCTCTCGCGCTTCTACGCGCTCAGGAGCGCCCGCGAGGTGCGCACCGGGGTCTGGATCTCGACGCTGATCTTCGCCGCGGTGTACACGATGCTGGTCCCGATCGGGATGTACGCGCGCAACATCCTCTCCGGCGGCATGGACGACACCGACCTGGTGGTGCCCGGGCTGCTCACCGAGCCCGGCGTCTTCGCTCCGGGGGTGGGTGCCTTCCTGCTGGTGGCGATGGTCGCCGCCGCCATGTCGTCGCTCGACAGCGTGCTGCTGGTGATGGCCTCGACCACGGACCGCGACATCTTCGGGACAAGGCGCGGCAAGCGCGACGAGCGCTCGGCCATGCGCCGCACCCGCTGGTACGTGGCCGTCTTCGCCGCCATCACCGCCGTCATCTCCCTCAACCCGCCCGACGGCGTGGTGGGCCTGACCGCCTTCTCGGGCGCCATGTACGCCGCCTGCTTCTTCCCGGCGGTGATCCTCGGGCTGCACTGGCGGCGCGGCAACGGCGCCTCGGCGGTCGCTTCCTTCGTGGTGGGCCTCGGTGTGCTCGTGATCTGGCGGCTCACCCCGCTGGGCGATGTGCTGCACGAGGTCTTCCCGGCCCTCGCCCTGTCACTCGCGGCCTACGTGCTGGTGGCCGTGCGCACCAGCCCGCCGACCGCGCCCCACCGGGTGGAGGTGCTGTTCAAGCAGGTGGAGCGGCGGGCACGCAGGCGCGCGCGGCGCTGA